One window of Phalacrocorax carbo chromosome 1, bPhaCar2.1, whole genome shotgun sequence genomic DNA carries:
- the LOC135311509 gene encoding erythroblast NAD(P)(+)--arginine ADP-ribosyltransferase-like isoform X1 codes for MEHLALGLVLLAGTLAVSGSHRRRDLDPVKELALDMAPTSFDDQYRGCSRMMEEELEELNRTEFANNSVYANAWTQAAAEWRSRQYRVPQPLVLRPKQAVALLAYTQQGPLHRAFNAAVREAGRSRREYLSAFGFKALHFLLSEALRVLRDARPRQCHHVYRGVQGIRFTAQRHQSMRFGHFTSASLRNESTLPFGRDTFFSVETCYGVPIRDFSFFPEEEEVLIPPFERFEVTDVAHDGDRALIHLRSQDVLSTYNCELVKGGTRFKSWPCAFSTGWSIPGDHPHLWGLLLAATALAAAGAP; via the exons ATGGAGCATCTGGCGCTGGGCTTGGTGCTGCTGGCCGGGACCCTGGCCGTCAGTGGATCCCACCGCCGGCGAGACCTCGACCCTGTCAAGGAGCTGGCGCTGGACATGGCCCCCACCTCCTTCGACGACCAGTACCGGGGCTGCAGCCGCATgatggaggaggagctggaggagctcaACCGCACCGAGTTCGCCAACAACAGCGTCTATGCCAATGCTTGGACCCAGGCTGCTGCCGAATGGAGGAGCCGGCAGTACCGTGTCCCCCAGCCGCTGGTGCTGCGGCCAAAGCAGGCGGTCGCCCTCCTGGCGTACACCCAGCAGGGGCCCCTGCACCGGGCGTTCAACGCAGCCGTGCGTGAGGCTGGGCGCTCCCGCAGGGAATACCTCAGTGCCTTCGGCTTCAAGGCGCTGCATTTCCTCCTGAGCGAGGCCCTGCGTGTCCTGCGGGATGCCCGGCCCCGCCAATGCCACCACGTCTACCGAGGTGTCCAGGGAATCCGCTTCACTGCCCAGCGCCATCAGTCCATGCGCTTCGGCCACTTCACCTCCGCCTCCCTCCGGAACGAGAGCACGCTCCCCTTTGGCCGGGACACCTTCTTCTCGGTTGAGACCTGCTACGGCGTCCCCATCAGGGacttctccttcttccccgaggaggaggaggtccTCATCCCACCCTTCGAGCGCTTCGAGGTCACCGACGTCGCCCATGATGGGGACAGAGCCCTCATCCACCTCCGCTCCCAGGACGTGCTCAGCACCTACAACTGCGAGTTGGTGAAAGGTGGG ACGAGATTCAAGAGCTGGCCCTGTGCCTTCAGCACAG gctggagcatccctggggaccACCCGCACCTCTGGGGGCTCCTCCTGGCAGCCACGGCCCTGGCGGCCGCCGGGGCCCCCTGA
- the LOC135311509 gene encoding erythroblast NAD(P)(+)--arginine ADP-ribosyltransferase-like isoform X2, with protein MEHLALGLVLLAGTLAVSGSHRRRDLDPVKELALDMAPTSFDDQYRGCSRMMEEELEELNRTEFANNSVYANAWTQAAAEWRSRQYRVPQPLVLRPKQAVALLAYTQQGPLHRAFNAAVREAGRSRREYLSAFGFKALHFLLSEALRVLRDARPRQCHHVYRGVQGIRFTAQRHQSMRFGHFTSASLRNESTLPFGRDTFFSVETCYGVPIRDFSFFPEEEEVLIPPFERFEVTDVAHDGDRALIHLRSQDVLSTYNCELVKGWSIPGDHPHLWGLLLAATALAAAGAP; from the exons ATGGAGCATCTGGCGCTGGGCTTGGTGCTGCTGGCCGGGACCCTGGCCGTCAGTGGATCCCACCGCCGGCGAGACCTCGACCCTGTCAAGGAGCTGGCGCTGGACATGGCCCCCACCTCCTTCGACGACCAGTACCGGGGCTGCAGCCGCATgatggaggaggagctggaggagctcaACCGCACCGAGTTCGCCAACAACAGCGTCTATGCCAATGCTTGGACCCAGGCTGCTGCCGAATGGAGGAGCCGGCAGTACCGTGTCCCCCAGCCGCTGGTGCTGCGGCCAAAGCAGGCGGTCGCCCTCCTGGCGTACACCCAGCAGGGGCCCCTGCACCGGGCGTTCAACGCAGCCGTGCGTGAGGCTGGGCGCTCCCGCAGGGAATACCTCAGTGCCTTCGGCTTCAAGGCGCTGCATTTCCTCCTGAGCGAGGCCCTGCGTGTCCTGCGGGATGCCCGGCCCCGCCAATGCCACCACGTCTACCGAGGTGTCCAGGGAATCCGCTTCACTGCCCAGCGCCATCAGTCCATGCGCTTCGGCCACTTCACCTCCGCCTCCCTCCGGAACGAGAGCACGCTCCCCTTTGGCCGGGACACCTTCTTCTCGGTTGAGACCTGCTACGGCGTCCCCATCAGGGacttctccttcttccccgaggaggaggaggtccTCATCCCACCCTTCGAGCGCTTCGAGGTCACCGACGTCGCCCATGATGGGGACAGAGCCCTCATCCACCTCCGCTCCCAGGACGTGCTCAGCACCTACAACTGCGAGTTGGTGAAAG gctggagcatccctggggaccACCCGCACCTCTGGGGGCTCCTCCTGGCAGCCACGGCCCTGGCGGCCGCCGGGGCCCCCTGA